A genome region from Geodermatophilus bullaregiensis includes the following:
- a CDS encoding phosphatase PAP2 family protein, protein MTSGVARRPAGAPSGDEPGEHAAPSGRVVTSGRPPWWLLLGALLVAVAVTADLLTRGYLERVDLQVSEVVSGWDLRNSPAYWPVWVVTQIGGRGTILAVLAVLVGWLCVRRRTLLPLVRVLAALLLLTVVVYAVKFGTGRTAPAYPGSFFHRDGASYPSGHVANAVLMWGVARWQAVEYRLRPWLQRTLWWLSVLGPVATGVAMVSLDFHWVTDAVVGAAVGLLLLGVVRGLDSSVLSRWARVRAGRPPAQT, encoded by the coding sequence GTGACCAGCGGCGTGGCGCGACGCCCGGCCGGCGCGCCGTCCGGCGACGAGCCGGGTGAGCACGCGGCCCCGTCCGGGCGCGTGGTGACGTCCGGCCGGCCGCCGTGGTGGCTGCTGCTGGGCGCCCTCCTCGTCGCCGTCGCCGTCACCGCCGACCTGCTCACCCGCGGCTACCTGGAGCGGGTGGACCTGCAGGTCTCCGAGGTGGTCAGCGGCTGGGACCTGCGGAACTCACCGGCCTACTGGCCGGTCTGGGTGGTCACCCAGATCGGGGGCCGCGGCACCATCCTGGCCGTGCTGGCCGTCCTGGTCGGCTGGTTGTGCGTTCGGCGGCGGACGCTGCTCCCGCTCGTGCGGGTCCTCGCCGCGCTGCTGCTGCTGACGGTCGTCGTCTACGCCGTCAAGTTCGGCACCGGGCGCACCGCACCGGCCTACCCCGGGTCGTTCTTCCACCGCGACGGGGCGTCCTACCCCTCCGGTCACGTGGCCAACGCCGTGCTCATGTGGGGCGTGGCCCGCTGGCAGGCGGTCGAGTACCGGCTCCGGCCCTGGTTGCAGCGCACCCTGTGGTGGCTCTCCGTCCTGGGGCCGGTGGCCACCGGTGTGGCCATGGTGTCGCTGGACTTCCACTGGGTCACCGACGCGGTGGTCGGCGCGGCCGTCGGACTGCTCCTGCTGGGCGTGGTTCGCGGACTCGACTCATCCGTGCTGTCACGCTGGGCACGTGTCCGAGCCGGCCGCCCACCGGCGCAGACCTGA
- the hflX gene encoding GTPase HflX: MTTAQNRAVLTDAQDRAERAEGTPRPAPDGQWDDDSTGSYDLEARGALRRVAGLSTELADISEVEYRQLRLERVVLVGVWTEGTQADADRSLAELAALAETAGSEVLEAVSQRRDKPDAGTYVGSGKAGEIRDIVAASGADTVICDGELTPGQLNALEKILKVKVVDRTALILDIFAQHATSREGKAQVELAQMQYMLPRLRGWGESLSRQAGGRVAGGGGIGTRGPGETKIETDRRRIRSRVSKLRREIAGMATARATQRSGRDRNAVPSVAIAGYTNAGKSSLLNRLTGAGVLVEDALFATLDPTVRRAQSPDGREYTLTDTVGFVRHLPHQLVDAFRSTLEEVAGADLLLHVVDGSDPDPLGQIDAVHVVLREIDAAAVSELIVVNKVDAMTEDDVLTLRRALPGAVWVSARTGEGIETLREIVATRLPHPDVEVEVLVPYDRGDLVARVHRDGEVLTEQHEVAGTRLSARVDGGLAAALEAFAAPVG; encoded by the coding sequence ATGACGACTGCACAGAACCGCGCCGTGCTCACGGACGCGCAGGACCGGGCCGAGCGAGCAGAGGGCACCCCGCGCCCCGCACCGGACGGTCAGTGGGACGACGACTCGACCGGCTCCTACGACCTCGAGGCCCGTGGCGCACTGCGCCGCGTGGCCGGGCTGTCGACCGAGCTCGCCGACATCAGCGAGGTCGAGTACCGGCAGCTGCGCCTCGAGCGGGTCGTGCTGGTCGGCGTCTGGACCGAGGGCACGCAGGCCGACGCCGACCGGTCGCTGGCCGAGCTCGCGGCCCTGGCCGAGACGGCCGGCTCCGAGGTGCTCGAGGCGGTCAGCCAGCGGCGCGACAAGCCCGACGCCGGCACCTACGTGGGCTCGGGCAAGGCGGGGGAGATCCGCGACATCGTGGCCGCCAGCGGTGCCGACACCGTGATCTGCGACGGCGAGCTGACCCCCGGCCAGCTCAACGCGCTGGAGAAGATCCTCAAGGTCAAGGTGGTCGACCGGACCGCGCTGATCCTCGACATCTTCGCCCAGCACGCCACCAGCCGGGAGGGCAAGGCCCAGGTCGAGCTCGCCCAGATGCAGTACATGCTGCCGCGGCTGCGCGGCTGGGGTGAGTCGCTGTCCCGGCAGGCCGGTGGCCGCGTCGCCGGTGGTGGCGGCATCGGTACCCGCGGTCCCGGTGAGACCAAGATCGAGACCGACCGGCGCCGCATCCGGTCGCGGGTGAGCAAGCTCCGCCGCGAGATCGCCGGCATGGCCACCGCCCGCGCCACGCAGCGCTCGGGCCGGGACCGCAACGCCGTCCCCAGCGTGGCGATCGCCGGGTACACCAACGCCGGCAAGTCCAGCCTGCTCAACCGGCTGACCGGCGCCGGCGTGCTGGTGGAGGACGCGCTGTTCGCCACCCTCGACCCGACGGTGCGCCGCGCGCAGTCGCCCGACGGCCGCGAGTACACCCTCACCGACACCGTCGGCTTCGTGCGGCACCTGCCGCACCAGCTGGTGGACGCGTTCCGGTCGACGCTCGAGGAGGTGGCCGGCGCGGACCTGCTGCTGCACGTCGTCGACGGCTCCGACCCCGACCCGCTCGGCCAGATCGACGCGGTGCACGTCGTCCTCCGGGAGATCGACGCGGCGGCGGTGTCCGAGCTGATCGTCGTCAACAAGGTCGACGCCATGACCGAGGACGACGTGCTGACACTGCGCCGCGCCCTGCCCGGCGCGGTGTGGGTCTCGGCCCGCACCGGTGAGGGCATCGAGACGCTGCGCGAGATCGTCGCCACCCGCCTGCCGCACCCGGACGTCGAGGTCGAGGTGCTCGTCCCCTACGACCGCGGTGACCTGGTGGCCCGCGTGCACCGGGACGGCGAGGTGCTCACCGAGCAGCACGAGGTGGCCGGCACCCGGCTGTCCGCCCGGGTCGACGGCGGCCTGGCCGCCGCGCTGGAGGCGTTCGCCGCACCCGTCGGCTGA
- the miaA gene encoding tRNA (adenosine(37)-N6)-dimethylallyltransferase MiaA, whose product MSSADDGRPPVVAVVGPTATGKTALAVALAQRLGGEVVNADSMQLYRGMDVGTAKPDAAERQGVPHHLLDVWHVREAASVAAYRRLARAEVDRLRAAGVLPLLVGGSGLYVRAVLDDLDFPGTDPAVRARLEGELADAGPAALHARLAAVDPAAAAAVLPSNGRRIVRALEVVELTGGPFRATLPEPRPHYPAVVVGLDREPAELDARVAQRVDRMWAAGLVAEVEALAADGLREGPTASRALGYAQVLAQLDGVLTPEEARERTVTATRRFVRRQRSWFRRDAATTWFDAARPDLADAVGALVGGRTIGR is encoded by the coding sequence GTGAGCTCTGCGGACGACGGGCGCCCGCCCGTGGTCGCCGTCGTCGGGCCCACCGCCACCGGCAAGACGGCGCTGGCCGTCGCGCTGGCGCAGCGGCTCGGCGGCGAGGTGGTCAACGCCGACTCCATGCAGCTCTACCGCGGCATGGACGTCGGCACCGCCAAGCCCGACGCGGCCGAGCGGCAGGGCGTGCCGCACCACCTGCTCGACGTCTGGCACGTCCGCGAGGCCGCCTCGGTGGCCGCGTACCGGCGCCTCGCGCGTGCCGAGGTCGACCGGCTGCGCGCGGCCGGCGTCCTGCCGCTGCTGGTCGGCGGGTCCGGCCTGTACGTGCGCGCCGTCCTCGACGACCTCGACTTCCCCGGCACCGACCCGGCGGTGCGAGCCCGGCTGGAGGGCGAGCTGGCCGACGCCGGGCCGGCCGCGCTGCACGCCCGGCTGGCCGCCGTCGACCCGGCCGCCGCGGCCGCCGTCCTGCCGAGCAACGGACGGCGGATCGTGCGCGCGCTGGAGGTCGTCGAGCTGACCGGCGGCCCGTTCCGGGCGACGCTGCCCGAGCCGCGGCCGCACTACCCGGCCGTCGTCGTCGGCCTGGACCGGGAGCCGGCCGAGCTCGACGCCCGGGTGGCGCAGCGGGTGGACCGGATGTGGGCCGCCGGGCTCGTCGCCGAGGTCGAGGCGCTGGCCGCCGACGGGCTGCGCGAGGGGCCGACCGCCTCGCGTGCGCTCGGCTACGCGCAGGTGCTCGCCCAGCTCGACGGCGTGCTGACGCCGGAGGAGGCGCGGGAGCGGACGGTCACCGCGACCCGGCGGTTCGTCCGGCGGCAGCGGTCGTGGTTCCGCCGTGACGCGGCCACCACCTGGTTCGACGCCGCCCGCCCCGACCTGGCCGACGCCGTCGGGGCACTGGTAGGCGGCCGTACGATCGGGCGGTGA
- a CDS encoding DUF349 domain-containing protein gives MSSTESPGDGSQQVPPPETAGPDVTTPDAATPDAAPDAAAPDAVAPDAAAPDAVAPDAAAPDAATPDAAPDAVTPAAGTPDAVTADAGTPAAPTPGAAALPDPTDDGAAASAPEAATPAAAPTAPVVHVVSDPARWGRVDEDGTVYVRTADGERAVGSWQAGDPSAGLAHFARRYDDLATEVSLLEARLRAHTGNPSELKAKAQALAETIPTATAVGDLDGLAARARAMVGTADSAAAESRAEKAAARAAQVARKEALAAEAEQIAAESTSWKAAGDRLKSIVEEWKTIRGIDRKTDEALWTRFAAARDAFGRRRGAHFAALDAQRGEARAAKQELIAEAQRLSTSTDWGATSAAMRSLMDRWKAVPRTSRDGDDDLWKQFRAAQDVFFTARSESDKARNSEQLANQQAKEEILAEAEKLDPSGDLRQAQNALRKLQERYDAIGHVPRGAMRSLEDRMQAVEQRVRGASDAGRVRTAPENPMVASMRAAVTKAEEQLAKAEAAGDARRVQEARANLETRREWLAEAEKTASRR, from the coding sequence GTGTCGAGCACGGAGAGCCCCGGAGACGGGTCGCAGCAGGTCCCCCCGCCCGAGACGGCCGGTCCCGACGTGACCACCCCGGACGCCGCAACCCCTGACGCGGCCCCCGACGCCGCCGCCCCGGACGCCGTCGCCCCGGACGCCGCCGCCCCGGACGCCGTCGCCCCGGACGCCGCCGCCCCGGACGCCGCGACCCCTGACGCGGCCCCCGACGCGGTGACCCCGGCGGCCGGGACCCCTGACGCGGTGACCGCGGACGCCGGGACCCCTGCCGCGCCGACCCCCGGGGCAGCGGCGCTGCCCGACCCGACGGACGACGGCGCCGCCGCGAGCGCCCCCGAGGCGGCCACCCCGGCCGCGGCGCCGACGGCCCCGGTGGTGCACGTGGTGTCCGACCCCGCGCGGTGGGGCCGGGTCGACGAGGACGGCACCGTCTACGTCCGCACCGCCGACGGCGAGCGGGCGGTCGGCTCGTGGCAGGCCGGTGACCCCTCGGCGGGCCTGGCCCACTTCGCCCGCCGCTACGACGACCTGGCCACCGAGGTCTCGCTGCTCGAGGCGCGCCTGCGGGCGCACACCGGCAACCCGTCGGAGCTCAAGGCCAAGGCGCAGGCGCTGGCCGAGACCATCCCCACCGCGACCGCCGTCGGCGACCTCGACGGGTTGGCCGCGCGCGCCCGGGCGATGGTCGGGACGGCCGACTCCGCCGCCGCCGAGTCCCGCGCCGAGAAGGCCGCCGCCCGGGCCGCGCAGGTGGCCCGCAAGGAGGCGCTGGCCGCCGAGGCGGAGCAGATCGCCGCGGAGTCGACGTCCTGGAAGGCCGCCGGCGACCGGCTCAAGTCGATCGTCGAGGAGTGGAAGACCATCCGCGGCATCGACCGCAAGACCGACGAGGCGCTGTGGACCCGGTTCGCCGCGGCCCGGGACGCCTTCGGCCGCCGGCGCGGCGCGCACTTCGCCGCGCTCGACGCGCAGCGCGGCGAGGCCCGCGCCGCCAAGCAGGAGCTCATCGCCGAGGCGCAGCGGCTGTCGACGTCGACCGACTGGGGCGCGACCAGCGCGGCGATGCGCTCGCTCATGGACCGCTGGAAGGCCGTGCCGCGCACCAGCCGCGACGGCGACGACGACCTGTGGAAGCAGTTCCGCGCCGCCCAGGACGTCTTCTTCACCGCCCGGTCGGAGTCGGACAAGGCGCGCAACAGCGAGCAGCTGGCCAACCAGCAGGCCAAGGAGGAGATCCTCGCCGAGGCCGAGAAGCTCGACCCGTCCGGCGACCTGCGGCAGGCCCAGAACGCGCTGCGCAAGCTGCAGGAGCGCTACGACGCCATCGGGCACGTGCCCCGCGGCGCCATGCGCTCGCTCGAGGACCGCATGCAGGCCGTGGAGCAGCGCGTGCGCGGCGCCTCCGACGCCGGGCGGGTGCGCACCGCGCCGGAGAACCCGATGGTCGCCTCGATGCGGGCCGCGGTCACCAAGGCCGAGGAGCAGCTGGCCAAGGCCGAGGCCGCCGGCGACGCGCGGCGCGTCCAGGAGGCCCGCGCGAACCTCGAGACCCGCCGGGAGTGGCTGGCCGAGGCGGAGAAGACCGCCTCCCGCCGGTGA
- the dapF gene encoding diaminopimelate epimerase, whose product MSDRFLLGHGTENDFVVLPDPDGDRWPEDRLDAALVARLCERRSGLGGDGVLRVVRSRHVPDAPAVLGADLDRCEWFMDHRNADGSHAEMCGNGVRLFLHVLVGEGLLDRSACADGVLVGTRGGPRRVGAGPDGTYWVDMGPARPFGRGEAAVGGRTFPGQAVSMGNPHLVCLTDADLDALDLTARPDVDPGLFPDGVNVEFVRVLAADVEGADAHVRLRVHERGVGETRSCGTGACATAYAALAHARPAAGSGDGSVRGTVVVDVPGGRLSVDVSPETTVLRGPAVVVAAGELTREWLDG is encoded by the coding sequence GTGAGCGACCGGTTCCTCCTCGGGCACGGCACCGAGAACGACTTCGTCGTCCTGCCCGACCCCGACGGGGACCGCTGGCCCGAGGACCGCCTCGACGCCGCGCTGGTCGCGCGCCTGTGCGAGCGCCGTTCCGGCCTCGGCGGCGACGGCGTCCTGCGGGTGGTGCGCAGCCGGCACGTGCCCGACGCGCCCGCCGTCCTCGGCGCGGACCTCGACCGCTGCGAGTGGTTCATGGACCACCGCAACGCCGACGGCTCCCACGCCGAGATGTGCGGCAACGGCGTCCGGCTGTTCCTCCACGTGCTCGTCGGCGAGGGGCTGCTCGACCGGTCGGCCTGCGCCGACGGCGTGCTCGTCGGCACCCGCGGTGGGCCGCGCCGCGTGGGCGCCGGACCCGACGGCACCTACTGGGTGGACATGGGCCCGGCCCGGCCGTTCGGCCGCGGCGAGGCGGCCGTCGGCGGGCGGACCTTCCCCGGTCAGGCGGTCTCGATGGGCAACCCGCACCTCGTGTGCCTCACCGACGCCGACCTCGATGCGCTCGACCTCACCGCGCGGCCGGACGTCGACCCGGGGCTGTTCCCCGACGGCGTCAACGTCGAGTTCGTGCGGGTGCTGGCGGCCGACGTCGAGGGCGCGGACGCGCACGTGCGGCTGCGGGTGCACGAGCGCGGCGTGGGGGAGACGCGCTCCTGCGGCACCGGCGCCTGCGCCACCGCCTACGCCGCGCTGGCCCACGCCCGGCCGGCCGCGGGGTCCGGCGACGGCTCGGTGCGCGGCACGGTCGTCGTCGACGTCCCCGGCGGGCGGCTGTCGGTCGACGTCTCCCCGGAGACGACGGTGCTGCGCGGCCCCGCCGTCGTGGTGGCCGCCGGGGAGCTCACCCGCGAGTGGCTGGACGGCTGA
- the nrdR gene encoding transcriptional regulator NrdR — protein sequence MRCPFCHNPDSRVIDSREADEGATTRRRRSCPACGRRFTTVEEAVLAVVKRSGVSEPFNRAKVVAGVRRACQGRPVDEDQLQQLAQQVEDAIRASGAAEVPSHEVGLAILRPLRELDEVAYLRFASVYRAFTSLEDFEKAITELRARHLAGGTPPLPGMQLDPPAPRRRGGGRAQPAADRTPSP from the coding sequence GTGCGCTGCCCGTTCTGCCACAACCCCGACAGCCGGGTGATCGACTCGCGCGAGGCCGACGAGGGGGCCACCACCCGCCGTCGCCGCTCGTGCCCGGCCTGCGGTCGCCGCTTCACCACCGTGGAGGAGGCGGTCCTCGCCGTCGTCAAGCGCAGTGGCGTCAGCGAGCCGTTCAACCGGGCCAAGGTCGTCGCCGGTGTCCGCCGGGCCTGCCAGGGCCGGCCGGTCGACGAGGACCAGCTGCAGCAGCTCGCCCAGCAGGTGGAGGACGCCATCCGCGCCAGCGGGGCGGCCGAGGTCCCCAGCCACGAGGTGGGGCTGGCCATCCTGCGGCCGCTGCGGGAGCTCGACGAGGTGGCCTACCTCCGCTTCGCCAGCGTCTACCGCGCCTTCACCTCGCTCGAGGACTTCGAGAAGGCGATCACCGAGCTGCGGGCCCGCCACCTCGCCGGCGGCACCCCGCCGCTGCCCGGGATGCAGCTCGACCCACCGGCGCCCCGGCGCCGCGGCGGCGGGCGCGCGCAGCCCGCGGCCGACCGCACGCCGTCCCCCTGA
- a CDS encoding LysM peptidoglycan-binding domain-containing protein, whose product MGSVRQDVLQFDATVQVPWRPLLGAGAGGGAAAPDRPAWPVERAALPGSGPRVAAHLRPVPDRPATAEARTGGAGAGPSAEAPRTRRDPARPSGRPLRSRTTAGAVRGGCAPAPSAVRLTRRGRRLLTALALGAAVALGSWVSPLLPGGDGGLRLAGESSVVVEPGDTVWSIAGEVTGDGQDVRVVVDAIEELNDLEDSVVVPGQVLQLP is encoded by the coding sequence ATGGGGAGCGTGCGGCAGGACGTGCTGCAGTTCGACGCGACGGTCCAGGTCCCGTGGCGGCCGTTGCTCGGAGCGGGAGCCGGTGGGGGTGCGGCGGCTCCCGATCGCCCTGCGTGGCCGGTGGAGCGGGCTGCCCTGCCGGGCTCCGGTCCGCGGGTCGCGGCGCACCTGCGCCCGGTCCCCGACCGGCCGGCCACCGCCGAGGCGCGCACCGGCGGGGCCGGCGCCGGACCGTCCGCCGAGGCGCCGCGCACCCGCCGCGACCCGGCCCGCCCGAGTGGGCGCCCGCTGCGCTCCCGGACCACCGCGGGCGCGGTCCGCGGCGGGTGCGCGCCGGCGCCGTCCGCCGTGCGGCTGACCCGCCGGGGCCGCCGCCTGCTCACCGCGCTCGCCCTGGGCGCGGCGGTCGCCCTGGGCTCGTGGGTCTCGCCGTTGCTCCCCGGCGGCGACGGCGGGCTGCGGCTGGCGGGGGAGAGCAGCGTCGTGGTCGAGCCGGGTGACACGGTCTGGTCGATCGCGGGGGAGGTCACCGGCGACGGGCAGGACGTGCGGGTCGTGGTCGACGCCATCGAGGAGCTCAACGACCTCGAGGACTCGGTGGTCGTGCCCGGCCAGGTCCTCCAGCTGCCGTGA
- the lexA gene encoding transcriptional repressor LexA, translating to MAGTSGTGQRTRTGGTATRRGAKAGATTETPAAGDQAGAVRTFPDRTEAGDGLTQRQRRVLEVIRDSIERRGYPPSVREIGEAVGLSSASSVAHQLSVLQKKGWLRRDPNRPRALDVRLPGETPGEAGAPAAPAAAADAGAPTYVPLVGRIAAGGPVLAEQAVEDVFPLPRELVGEGTLFMLRVAGDSMVDAAICDGDWVVVRQQPTAENGEIVAAMLDGEATVKTYKRRDGHVWLLPHNPAYEPIPGDEATVLGRVVTVLRRV from the coding sequence GTGGCGGGCACGAGCGGGACCGGCCAGCGCACGCGGACCGGTGGGACGGCGACCCGGCGCGGCGCGAAGGCCGGCGCGACGACGGAGACCCCGGCCGCGGGCGACCAGGCCGGCGCGGTGCGCACCTTCCCCGACCGCACGGAGGCCGGCGACGGTCTCACCCAGCGGCAGCGCCGGGTGCTCGAGGTCATCCGCGACTCGATCGAGCGGCGCGGCTACCCGCCCTCGGTGCGCGAGATCGGCGAGGCCGTCGGCCTGTCCTCCGCGTCGTCGGTCGCCCACCAGCTCTCGGTGCTGCAGAAGAAGGGCTGGTTGCGGCGCGACCCCAACCGCCCCCGCGCGCTCGACGTCCGGCTCCCCGGCGAGACGCCCGGCGAGGCCGGTGCACCCGCGGCGCCGGCCGCCGCGGCCGACGCCGGCGCACCCACCTACGTGCCGCTGGTCGGCCGGATCGCCGCCGGTGGCCCGGTGCTCGCCGAGCAGGCGGTGGAGGACGTCTTCCCGCTGCCCCGCGAGCTGGTCGGCGAGGGCACGCTGTTCATGCTGCGCGTCGCCGGCGACTCGATGGTCGACGCGGCCATCTGCGACGGCGACTGGGTGGTCGTGCGCCAGCAGCCCACCGCGGAGAACGGCGAGATCGTCGCCGCCATGCTCGACGGCGAGGCCACGGTGAAGACCTACAAGCGGCGCGACGGGCACGTGTGGCTGCTGCCGCACAACCCCGCCTACGAGCCGATCCCGGGCGACGAGGCGACCGTCCTCGGCCGGGTCGTCACGGTGCTGCGCCGCGTCTGA
- the miaB gene encoding tRNA (N6-isopentenyl adenosine(37)-C2)-methylthiotransferase MiaB, which yields MGTEVETPLRTYRVRTYGCQMNVHDSERLSGLLEAAGYAAAAEGEDADVVVLNTCAVRENADNRLYGNLGHLRPVKDAHPGMQIAVGGCLAQKDRGEIVRRAPWVDVVFGTHNVGSLPALLERARHNAEAQVEIAEALEVFPSTLPAKRDSAYAGWVSISVGCNNTCTFCIVPALRGREKDRRPGEILAEVQALVDQGVLEVTLLGQNVNAYGVEFRDRGAFADLLRATGRIEGLERVRFTSPHPREFTDDVIEAMAGTPAVCHQLHMPLQSGSDDVLRRMRRGYRQERYLGIIDRVRAAMPDAAITTDVIVGFPGETEADFEQTLEVVRQARFASAFTFQYSRRPGTPAAEMEGQLPKAVVQERYLRLTALQEEISWAENRVQVGRTVELLVAAGEGSKDARTGRLSGRARDGRLVHFTAADGVRPGDVVETVVTQAAPHHLVADGPLLSHRRTRAGDAHEAGTRPSTPGVLLGMPRVGAPA from the coding sequence ATGGGAACCGAGGTCGAGACCCCGCTGCGCACCTACCGCGTGCGCACCTACGGGTGCCAGATGAACGTGCACGACTCCGAGCGACTCTCCGGGCTGCTGGAGGCGGCCGGCTACGCCGCCGCGGCCGAGGGGGAGGACGCCGACGTCGTCGTCCTCAACACCTGCGCGGTGCGGGAGAACGCCGACAACCGGCTGTACGGCAACCTCGGTCACCTGCGGCCGGTCAAGGACGCCCACCCCGGCATGCAGATCGCCGTCGGCGGCTGCCTCGCGCAGAAGGACCGCGGCGAGATCGTCCGGCGGGCCCCGTGGGTGGACGTCGTCTTCGGCACGCACAACGTCGGCTCGCTGCCGGCGCTGCTCGAGCGCGCGCGGCACAACGCCGAAGCTCAGGTCGAGATCGCCGAGGCGCTGGAGGTGTTCCCGTCGACGCTGCCGGCGAAGCGGGACTCGGCCTACGCCGGCTGGGTGTCGATCAGCGTCGGCTGCAACAACACCTGCACGTTCTGCATCGTCCCGGCGCTGCGCGGCCGCGAGAAGGACCGCCGGCCCGGCGAGATCCTGGCCGAGGTGCAGGCGCTGGTCGACCAGGGCGTGCTCGAGGTGACGCTGCTGGGCCAGAACGTCAACGCCTACGGCGTGGAGTTCCGCGACCGGGGCGCCTTCGCCGACCTGCTGCGCGCGACCGGCCGCATCGAGGGCCTGGAGCGGGTCCGCTTCACCAGCCCCCACCCGCGCGAGTTCACCGACGACGTCATCGAGGCGATGGCCGGGACGCCGGCGGTCTGCCACCAGCTGCACATGCCGCTGCAGAGCGGGTCCGACGACGTCCTGCGCCGGATGCGCCGCGGTTACCGGCAGGAGCGCTACCTCGGCATCATCGACCGCGTCCGCGCCGCGATGCCCGACGCGGCGATCACCACCGACGTCATCGTCGGGTTCCCCGGCGAGACCGAGGCCGACTTCGAGCAGACCCTCGAGGTGGTCCGCCAGGCCCGCTTCGCCAGCGCCTTCACGTTCCAGTACTCCAGGCGCCCCGGGACGCCCGCCGCCGAGATGGAGGGCCAGCTGCCCAAGGCGGTCGTGCAGGAGCGCTACCTGCGGCTGACCGCGCTGCAGGAGGAGATCAGCTGGGCGGAGAACCGCGTCCAGGTCGGGCGCACCGTCGAGCTGCTGGTCGCCGCGGGGGAGGGCAGCAAGGACGCCCGCACCGGGCGGCTGTCCGGCCGCGCCCGCGACGGCCGGCTCGTGCACTTCACGGCCGCCGACGGCGTCCGGCCCGGTGACGTCGTCGAGACCGTCGTCACCCAGGCCGCGCCACACCACCTGGTCGCCGACGGTCCGCTGCTGTCGCACCGGCGCACCCGCGCCGGCGACGCGCACGAGGCCGGCACCCGGCCGAGCACGCCCGGTGTGCTGCTCGGCATGCCCCGCGTCGGCGCCCCCGCCTGA
- a CDS encoding amino acid ABC transporter ATP-binding protein codes for MTSQLAGGPLVQLTGVNKWFGELHVLQDIDLSIDRGEVVVVIGPSGSGKSTLCRTINRLESIEQGEISIDGQRLPEEGKELARLRSDVGMVFQSFNLFAHKTILQNVTLGPTKVRGQSRADAERRARELLDRVGVGVQADKYPAQLSGGQQQRVAIARALAMDPKVMLFDEPTSALDPEMINEVLDVMISLAREGMTMIVVTHEMGFARRAANRVVFMDGGRIVESADPETFFTAPRSDRARDFLSKILNH; via the coding sequence GTGACCAGCCAGCTCGCCGGAGGACCTCTCGTCCAGCTGACCGGCGTCAACAAGTGGTTCGGCGAACTGCACGTCCTGCAGGACATCGACCTCTCGATCGACCGCGGCGAGGTCGTCGTCGTCATCGGCCCGTCGGGCTCGGGCAAGTCCACGCTCTGCCGCACGATCAACCGGCTCGAGTCGATCGAGCAGGGCGAGATCTCCATCGACGGCCAGCGGCTGCCCGAGGAGGGCAAGGAGCTCGCGAGGCTGCGCAGCGACGTCGGCATGGTCTTCCAGAGCTTCAACCTCTTCGCCCACAAGACGATCCTGCAGAACGTCACGCTCGGCCCGACGAAGGTGCGCGGGCAGTCCAGGGCCGACGCCGAGAGGCGCGCACGCGAGCTGCTCGACCGCGTGGGCGTCGGCGTCCAGGCCGACAAGTACCCGGCACAGCTCTCCGGCGGTCAGCAGCAGCGCGTGGCCATCGCCCGCGCCCTGGCGATGGACCCCAAGGTCATGCTCTTCGACGAGCCGACGTCGGCCCTCGACCCGGAGATGATCAACGAGGTCCTCGACGTGATGATCTCGCTCGCCCGCGAGGGGATGACAATGATCGTCGTCACCCACGAGATGGGCTTCGCCCGCCGGGCGGCCAACCGGGTCGTGTTCATGGACGGCGGCCGGATCGTCGAGTCCGCCGACCCGGAGACGTTCTTCACCGCCCCACGCTCGGACCGGGCGCGCGACTTCCTGTCCAAGATCCTCAACCACTGA